A window from Malania oleifera isolate guangnan ecotype guangnan chromosome 7, ASM2987363v1, whole genome shotgun sequence encodes these proteins:
- the LOC131159755 gene encoding dof zinc finger protein DOF5.1 — MVFPSIPAYLDPANWQHQQPNHQTGSSSTTAANPQLPSPPPLPPPPQAHASGSPGSIRPGSMADRARMANLPMPETALKCPRCESSNTKFCYFNNYSLSQPRHFCKTCRRYWTRGGALRNVPVGGGCRRNKRSKGSSSKSPVSCQTVTPTASTSALPSNGGAADILGLTPQVPPLRFMAPLHHFTDFGGSEIGLNFSGIPATMAGATGDVNFPIGSALGGCSGSGGSFLPAGSALDQWRLQQAHHFPNLLLAAGLDPPTGLYPLDGGVDPSGFIAGSSQGRPKSGGSVVTQLASVKIEDNQELNLSRQFFGISGNDPQYWSTGGSSSAAWTDLSGFSSSSTSDQPL, encoded by the exons ATGGTTTTTCCCTCCATCCCAGCTTATCTTGATCCAGCCAACTGGCAGCACCAG CAACCAAATCATCAAACTGGAAGTAGTAGCACAACCGCTGCTAACCCTCAGCTCCCCTCCCCACCACCGCTGCCTCCGCCACCGCAGGCTCATGCGAGTGGCAGCCCAGGCTCGATCAGGCCTGGTTCGATGGCCGATCGGGCCCGGATGGCCAACCTGCCGATGCCTGAGACTGCCCTGAAATGCCCCCGATGCGAGTCGAGCAACACCAAATTTTGCTACTTCAACAACTACAGCCTCTCCCAGCCGCGACACTTTTGCAAGACTTGCCGCCGGTACTGGACCAGAGGAGGAGCCCTGCGGAATGTTCCAGTCGGAGGGGGCTGCCGGAGGAACAAGAGAAGCAAGGGAAGCAGCTCGAAATCTCCCGTCAGCTGCCAAACTGTCACTCCCACTGCTTCCACAAGTGCACTTCCTTCCAATGGCGGCGCTGCCGACATACTAGGCCTAACTCCGCAGGTTCCGCCATTGCGCTTTATGGCTCCTTTGCACCATTTCACTGACTTCGGCGGCAGTGAAATAGGCCTAAATTTTAGCGGAATTCCGGCAACCATGGCAGGCGCAACAGGTGACGTGAATTTTCCGATTGGAAGTGCTTTAGGCGGCTGCAGCGGGAGCGGTGGTTCGTTTCTCCCAGCTGGCAGTGCCCTAGACCAGTGGCGGTTGCAGCAAGCACACCACTTCCCTAATTTACTCTTGGCAGCGGGCTTGGATCCCCCAACGGGGCTATACCCGCTTGACGGTGGGGTAGACCCATCGGGTTTTATTGCTGGATCAAGCCAGGGGCGGCCGAAGTCGGGTGGTTCCGTGGTTACTCAGCTGGCATCAGTGAAAATTGAGGATAACCAGGAGTTGAATTTGTCGAGGCAGTTTTTTGGAATTTCTGGGAATGACCCTCAGTACTGGAGTACTGGTGGTAGTAGTTCTGCAGCATGGACTGATCTTTCTGGGTTTAGCTCCTCCTCCACCAGTGATCAACCCTTATAA